The Engystomops pustulosus chromosome 9, aEngPut4.maternal, whole genome shotgun sequence genome includes a window with the following:
- the LOC140077882 gene encoding TSC22 domain family protein 3-like isoform X1 — protein sequence MHTVQNRNHFSVQNLLLWKPNVTYYPAKMSTGVCKYPMEVAVYELHNFSISFFSSLLGADVVSVKLDNSASGASVVAIDNKIEQAMDLVKNHLMYAVREEVEVLKEQIKELVEKNSQLERENCLLKNLASPEQMKKFQSRLPADETREISSLDFLHATQPRSAGSAV from the exons ATgcacactgtgcagaatagaaaCCACTTCTCAGTGCAGAACCTTCTCCTCTGGAAACCTAACGTTACATATTATCCTGCAAAAATGAGTACAGGAGTGTGCAAATACCCCATGGAGGTGGCCGTGTATGAGCTCCACAATTTCTCCATCTCATTCTTCTCCTCCCTTCTGGGGGCAGATGTCGTGTCTGTAAAACTGGATAACAG CGCTTCGGGTGCAAGTGTGGTTGCAATAGATAACAAGATTGAGCAGGCAATG GATTTGGTAAAGAACCATCTCATGTATGCTGTGCGGGAAGAGGTGGAGGTCCTAAAGGAGCAGATCAAGGAGCTGGTGGAGAAAAATTCTCAGCTGGAGAGAGAGAATTGTCTACTAAAGAACCTTGCCAGCCCAGAGCAGATGAAAAAGTTTCAATCCCGACTTCCAGCAGATGAGACGAGGGAGATTTCAAGCTTAGATTTTCTACATGCAACCCAGCCACGCTCAGCCGGATCTGCAGTTTAA